Proteins encoded by one window of Dryocola sp. LX212:
- a CDS encoding baseplate J/gp47 family protein — protein MADSDFYRPPLPDLITQLRNDILSRFQSDDILRRADAEVYSRAVAAAVNTLYGYIDYLARNILPDEANELWLYRHGNLKKCPRKPAVEAAGWARWDGVDDGVAIDEGVELQRDDQVTFITTAAAISAGGTLRVPVECETAGSTGNTDDGTALSLVSPVSGLSSRAAADSVVGGADIEGVEQWRARIIDRWYYVPQSGADEDYVIWAESVPGISRAWTFRNWAGLGTVGVMCATDDDTNPVPSDAELQAVYDYIAPLSPVAGSSLHVFGPALKIVDFRILVNPDTEEVRAAVESELKACLKRDGEPGGVVEISRMNEAISVAAGEFSHNLLSPAEDVQLADNELPVAGTFTWS, from the coding sequence ATGGCTGACAGTGACTTTTATCGCCCGCCGCTTCCCGATCTTATCACCCAGCTTCGCAACGATATTCTTTCCCGGTTCCAGTCTGATGACATCCTCCGCCGCGCAGACGCTGAGGTCTATTCGCGCGCGGTGGCAGCCGCCGTCAATACGCTTTACGGTTACATTGACTATCTCGCCCGCAATATTCTTCCTGATGAAGCGAACGAACTGTGGCTGTACCGGCATGGAAACCTCAAAAAATGCCCGCGTAAACCTGCCGTCGAGGCAGCCGGCTGGGCGCGGTGGGACGGCGTTGATGACGGCGTCGCCATCGATGAAGGCGTGGAACTCCAGCGCGACGACCAGGTGACATTTATTACCACGGCTGCGGCGATATCGGCGGGCGGCACGTTACGGGTTCCGGTTGAGTGTGAAACGGCCGGATCGACAGGCAATACTGATGACGGAACAGCGCTTTCTCTTGTCAGCCCTGTGAGTGGACTGAGTTCACGCGCTGCAGCAGACAGCGTTGTCGGCGGAGCAGATATTGAAGGCGTGGAGCAATGGCGCGCCCGCATCATAGACCGCTGGTATTACGTCCCTCAGTCGGGAGCTGACGAGGATTATGTTATCTGGGCTGAAAGCGTACCGGGCATCAGTCGCGCCTGGACTTTCCGTAACTGGGCGGGCCTTGGCACGGTAGGTGTCATGTGCGCAACCGACGATGACACTAATCCAGTGCCTTCGGATGCCGAGCTGCAGGCGGTGTACGATTATATTGCCCCTCTGTCGCCGGTGGCTGGATCCAGTCTCCATGTTTTCGGACCAGCGCTTAAAATTGTCGATTTTCGCATTCTGGTGAATCCGGACACGGAAGAGGTGCGGGCGGCTGTTGAAAGCGAGCTGAAAGCCTGCCTTAAGCGGGACGGTGAGCCCGGCGGGGTGGTTGAAATATCACGCATGAACGAGGCCATCAGCGTAGCCGCCGGTGAGTTCAGCCACAACCTGCTGAGTCCAGCCGAAGATGTTCAGCTTGCTGATAACGAACTGCCGGTGGCCGGGACATTTACATGGAGCTGA
- a CDS encoding phage GP46 family protein, producing MIFYLNGELTDPTAVINPLPRAVIISLFSWRRANTDDNAPEPMGWWGDTYPTVTGDRIGSRLWLLGREKITNDTLNRARDYATEALQWMTDDGVAARVDVESVRSGLTEAGLNIMIYQRDGSTWDMKFNNYWRLLNYG from the coding sequence ATGATTTTTTATCTCAACGGCGAGCTGACCGACCCGACGGCGGTTATAAACCCACTGCCGCGTGCGGTGATCATCTCTCTTTTTTCCTGGCGACGAGCCAATACCGATGATAACGCACCGGAGCCGATGGGGTGGTGGGGCGACACGTATCCGACAGTGACCGGCGACAGAATTGGCTCGCGGCTCTGGCTGCTGGGCCGTGAAAAAATCACGAACGACACGCTAAACCGCGCCAGAGACTACGCGACCGAAGCGCTGCAGTGGATGACAGACGATGGTGTGGCAGCCCGCGTTGACGTTGAGTCCGTTCGCAGCGGCCTTACCGAGGCTGGCCTGAATATCATGATTTATCAGCGCGATGGCAGCACCTGGGATATGAAGTTCAATAATTACTGGAGATTACTCAACTATGGCTGA
- a CDS encoding phage baseplate assembly protein V, whose product MKAAFRRIERAIENLLARAVVSGLNTANKCQMLQVELMPGEPKENVEHLEPYGFTSAPHKGAEGFALFPDGDRSHGVVLMVADRRYRIKGLQAGEVAIYTDEGDSITLKRGNSIEIQTKNLIANMETCALNATEKITLNSPLVEATKDMKAGGDMIDKTSSMQALRETYNGHDHEYDDGTTKSPNQQM is encoded by the coding sequence ATGAAGGCAGCCTTCAGGCGCATTGAGCGCGCCATAGAAAATTTACTGGCCCGCGCGGTTGTCAGCGGGCTGAATACGGCAAATAAATGTCAGATGCTCCAGGTTGAACTGATGCCCGGCGAGCCGAAAGAAAACGTCGAACATCTGGAGCCTTATGGTTTTACCAGTGCGCCGCATAAAGGTGCTGAAGGTTTTGCTCTGTTCCCTGATGGCGACCGTTCACATGGGGTGGTCCTGATGGTGGCTGACAGGCGTTACCGCATCAAAGGACTACAGGCTGGCGAAGTGGCAATTTACACCGATGAAGGCGACAGCATTACGTTAAAGCGGGGCAATAGCATTGAGATCCAGACCAAAAATCTGATAGCGAATATGGAGACCTGCGCGCTCAATGCAACCGAAAAAATCACGCTTAATTCCCCGCTGGTGGAGGCCACAAAAGATATGAAAGCCGGTGGTGATATGATCGATAAAACATCTTCAATGCAGGCATTACGCGAAACCTACAACGGCCACGATCATGAATACGACGACGGCACAACCAAATCACCTAACCAGCAGATGTGA
- a CDS encoding phage baseplate assembly protein, producing the protein MNDHDVTLRVNGKDFSGWTRVNISAGIDRIARHFDVEITRQWPQSSDLHHLDLPVIEGDLVEVLIGDDKVLTGYVDATPLGYDAQRVHASISGRSKTEDLIDCSAPSQPGQFTNRTLAQIVSTLAKPFDVQVVSATPESEALTSFQVDYGESISEALNRLLGLEQILAFDNADGALVLDTVGNEKAHTALVLGENIISADGQRDFSNRFSEYTVSGQRAGTDHDYGEATNARITATVKDPAVMRYRPLMIKQCGNATLATCKARAEYERANREGRTLETTYTVAGWRQGDGSLWRPNLRVVVWDPVMGFDNTELVIAEASWTLDDRGFMTRLRVGPAITYMPEPKVGRRHRHRRRRDDEDF; encoded by the coding sequence ATGAACGACCACGATGTAACGCTGCGGGTGAACGGCAAGGATTTCTCCGGCTGGACCCGCGTCAACATTTCCGCTGGCATTGACCGTATTGCCAGGCATTTTGACGTTGAGATCACCCGTCAGTGGCCACAGTCCTCCGATCTGCACCATCTGGATTTGCCCGTCATTGAAGGCGATCTGGTTGAGGTGTTGATTGGAGATGACAAAGTGTTGACCGGCTATGTGGACGCAACTCCGCTGGGTTACGACGCTCAGCGCGTGCATGCCAGCATCAGCGGTCGAAGCAAAACGGAAGACCTGATCGACTGCAGCGCTCCGTCGCAGCCTGGTCAGTTCACGAACCGGACGCTGGCGCAGATTGTTTCGACGCTGGCAAAACCATTCGACGTTCAGGTTGTCAGCGCTACGCCGGAAAGCGAGGCATTAACCAGCTTCCAGGTAGATTACGGTGAGTCTATCAGCGAGGCGCTTAACCGGCTTCTGGGGCTTGAGCAGATACTGGCGTTTGATAATGCCGATGGCGCACTGGTCCTTGATACCGTCGGCAATGAAAAGGCCCACACCGCCCTGGTGCTGGGCGAAAATATTATCAGCGCTGACGGCCAGCGGGATTTCAGTAACCGTTTTTCTGAATACACCGTTTCGGGGCAGCGTGCTGGCACGGATCATGATTATGGTGAAGCCACCAACGCCAGAATAACAGCCACCGTAAAGGATCCTGCGGTGATGCGGTATCGCCCGCTAATGATTAAGCAGTGTGGCAACGCCACGCTGGCGACATGTAAAGCACGCGCGGAATATGAGCGGGCGAACAGGGAGGGACGCACGCTTGAGACAACGTACACCGTGGCGGGATGGCGGCAGGGCGATGGCTCACTCTGGCGGCCAAATCTGCGCGTGGTTGTCTGGGATCCGGTGATGGGCTTTGACAACACGGAGCTGGTGATAGCAGAGGCCAGCTGGACGCTGGACGACAGGGGCTTTATGACCCGGTTACGCGTTGGCCCGGCAATCACGTACATGCCTGAGCCAAAAGTCGGACGACGACACCGGCACAGACGGCGAAGAGATGATGAGGACTTCTGA
- a CDS encoding DNA circularization protein — translation MDTWLYRLQPATFRGVYFKVSADEATYGRRSTTHEYPLRNVPFTDDMGRKARRYSISAYLVGGDYMVQRDRLLTALELGGPGTLIHPFYGSLTVHVDGDIRVSHSRDNGGMCEISLQFVESGQLNYPTSGGATAQNVVTAADKTDASLGEKFLQDFGLDGFADWVTDDVIGNVSGMLDEVISVFNVVDTAVADAARLLQGDLSVLFPPPTQGAEFIRRTQEMWAAGRSIYFNTESAISAVDNLKYIASDSALSPRGNWPVLSASEQQSVSCTNATAQLMRGTAISQSARQFSALPSPVSYNDAVKSSGTTHPAIGDSPDRTRQRQVLPVSYDQLTRQRVTYNRLFDQEASRVQGDLPFMMLEDLRQAVSLDIQRRLQQTAKAVVRKPDEVSPAVILAADWYDDAARGAEIVAMNDIIHPGFVPPRPLRVASR, via the coding sequence ATGGATACGTGGTTATATCGTTTACAGCCCGCAACATTCCGCGGCGTCTACTTCAAGGTAAGTGCCGATGAGGCGACCTACGGGCGCCGCAGTACGACGCATGAATACCCACTGCGCAATGTTCCATTTACCGATGATATGGGGCGCAAGGCACGGCGATACAGTATTTCCGCCTACCTGGTCGGCGGTGACTATATGGTTCAGCGCGACCGGCTGTTAACCGCGCTTGAGCTGGGTGGCCCCGGCACGCTTATCCACCCATTTTATGGCTCGCTCACTGTTCATGTCGATGGCGATATCAGGGTCAGTCATTCCCGCGACAACGGCGGCATGTGCGAGATATCGCTCCAGTTCGTTGAATCCGGCCAGCTCAACTATCCGACGTCTGGCGGTGCAACCGCTCAGAATGTTGTTACCGCGGCGGATAAGACCGACGCATCGCTGGGTGAAAAATTCCTGCAGGATTTTGGGCTGGATGGGTTTGCCGACTGGGTGACCGATGACGTGATAGGAAATGTCAGCGGAATGCTGGACGAAGTTATCAGCGTGTTTAATGTTGTCGATACCGCGGTTGCTGATGCCGCGCGCCTGCTACAGGGTGATTTATCGGTGCTGTTCCCGCCCCCCACGCAGGGCGCCGAGTTTATCAGACGTACGCAGGAGATGTGGGCTGCCGGCAGGAGCATTTACTTCAATACCGAAAGCGCCATTAGCGCAGTCGATAACCTGAAATATATTGCATCCGATTCCGCGCTGTCACCCCGTGGAAACTGGCCCGTGCTCAGCGCATCGGAGCAGCAGTCTGTTTCCTGTACAAATGCCACCGCCCAGCTGATGCGCGGCACTGCAATCTCGCAATCAGCCAGACAGTTTTCTGCGCTGCCGTCACCCGTCAGTTATAACGACGCCGTTAAATCTTCCGGAACAACGCATCCCGCCATTGGCGACTCACCGGACCGCACGCGGCAACGCCAGGTTCTGCCGGTCAGTTACGATCAGCTTACCCGCCAGCGGGTGACATACAACCGCCTGTTTGACCAGGAAGCCAGCAGGGTTCAGGGAGACTTACCTTTCATGATGCTGGAAGACCTGCGCCAGGCCGTGTCTCTTGATATACAGAGGCGACTACAGCAGACCGCGAAAGCGGTTGTTCGTAAGCCTGATGAGGTATCGCCCGCGGTTATTCTGGCTGCGGACTGGTATGACGATGCTGCGCGCGGTGCTGAAATTGTTGCGATGAATGACATTATTCATCCGGGCTTTGTGCCGCCACGACCACTGAGGGTAGCGTCCCGATGA
- a CDS encoding phage tail tape measure protein, producing the protein MADSFQLKAIITGVDRLSPVLDGISRNVKKSTKGFKEKALVAGAFGTAWLLAFADTVKSAMDFESSMADVRKVVNFDRPEQFQQMSDDILNMSTQLPMAATEIAKIFEAGGQAGLAAKDLHQFATDAVKMGVAFDESAESAGQQMAQWRVSLGMTQEQVEALADQINYLGNTGPTTAAKITDTVTRIGVLGKTVGFTTAQVAALASTIEASGTESEVAATAIKKVFTTLSGAMSKSQMHELKLLHINPSKLAKDLQKDGKKALLKVFDSISKVSPDKQVKVLNTLFGQESIQAITPLLSNLDLLKENFDKVGDAARYAGSMQKEYASRADTTANKVQLLQNQLQQIKIETGDALLPAISDGLEQAMPLLKEVSNFVKANPEIVKIAAAAGAGLLAIGGMATVGLLVAAVGPVGLLLASLVGAGVFIAENWSTIKDAWEHGKPMAPKPLTDKQQTVAEAFNFNKRPGNTGFGYLDVQGDMAKHQATNDFLRDFLVITGKQAPSPFPRSTSGPGYNYSAPTGQEILTGSQSLIQGEMVVRFENTPPGTRVSEGKTNAPNVRITPDVGYSPYSQFSASSLMR; encoded by the coding sequence GTGGCAGATAGTTTTCAACTAAAAGCAATCATCACCGGTGTTGACCGGCTATCGCCGGTTCTGGACGGCATTTCCAGAAATGTTAAAAAATCTACGAAAGGTTTTAAAGAAAAAGCCCTGGTAGCCGGGGCATTTGGCACTGCCTGGTTGCTGGCGTTTGCGGATACCGTGAAATCTGCCATGGATTTTGAAAGCTCAATGGCGGACGTGAGGAAGGTCGTTAATTTTGACCGGCCGGAGCAGTTCCAGCAGATGAGCGATGATATCCTGAACATGTCCACTCAGCTGCCAATGGCTGCAACCGAGATTGCGAAAATCTTCGAGGCGGGTGGTCAGGCGGGTCTGGCCGCTAAAGATCTGCATCAGTTTGCGACTGATGCCGTTAAGATGGGCGTGGCCTTTGATGAGTCAGCAGAGAGCGCTGGTCAGCAAATGGCACAGTGGCGCGTTTCGCTCGGAATGACGCAGGAGCAGGTGGAGGCGCTGGCCGATCAGATAAACTATCTGGGAAATACTGGCCCCACGACGGCGGCAAAAATAACCGATACAGTTACTCGTATAGGCGTGCTGGGTAAGACAGTGGGATTTACGACCGCTCAGGTTGCTGCTCTTGCATCAACAATTGAAGCATCTGGTACAGAGTCAGAGGTAGCTGCGACAGCCATTAAAAAAGTTTTCACCACGTTAAGTGGTGCGATGTCTAAATCACAAATGCATGAACTTAAGTTACTGCATATTAACCCATCAAAACTTGCAAAGGATTTGCAAAAAGATGGCAAGAAGGCTCTGTTAAAAGTCTTTGATTCTATAAGCAAGGTTTCACCTGATAAACAGGTCAAGGTACTTAATACACTATTCGGTCAGGAGTCGATCCAGGCTATTACACCTTTGCTATCAAATTTAGACTTGCTGAAAGAAAATTTTGATAAAGTTGGTGATGCCGCTCGGTATGCTGGTTCTATGCAGAAAGAATATGCAAGCCGCGCGGATACAACTGCGAATAAAGTACAATTACTTCAAAACCAGCTACAGCAAATAAAAATCGAGACAGGTGATGCATTGTTGCCCGCCATCAGCGATGGGCTGGAGCAGGCAATGCCCCTGCTTAAAGAGGTTTCTAATTTTGTAAAAGCCAATCCCGAGATAGTAAAAATTGCCGCAGCCGCTGGCGCTGGCTTACTGGCTATCGGAGGAATGGCTACCGTTGGCCTTCTGGTAGCGGCAGTGGGTCCCGTTGGTTTATTGCTCGCATCTTTGGTTGGGGCTGGAGTATTCATTGCTGAGAACTGGAGCACCATAAAAGATGCATGGGAGCATGGTAAGCCTATGGCGCCAAAGCCGCTTACCGATAAACAGCAAACGGTTGCTGAGGCTTTCAATTTCAATAAGAGACCAGGAAATACAGGCTTTGGATATCTTGATGTACAAGGAGATATGGCAAAACATCAGGCCACTAATGATTTCCTTCGTGATTTCCTTGTTATCACGGGTAAGCAGGCGCCATCGCCATTCCCTCGAAGCACTAGCGGCCCTGGCTATAACTACAGCGCTCCGACAGGGCAGGAGATACTCACAGGGAGTCAGTCTCTTATACAGGGAGAAATGGTTGTGAGGTTTGAAAACACTCCACCAGGAACAAGAGTCTCAGAAGGAAAAACAAACGCACCCAATGTAAGGATTACGCCTGATGTCGGATATAGCCCTTATAGTCAATTTTCTGCAAGTTCTCTTATGCGATAA
- a CDS encoding phage tail assembly protein: protein MIIIPLSKPVQVHGSSVSEVELKDPTLEQIQRFGLPASMDGGGNFTVNAQVAVKYIPELAGIPPSSLNHLTPFDINNLCWAIWRFFMIPPTPEQTNPEATE from the coding sequence ATGATTATTATTCCGCTTTCTAAGCCTGTGCAGGTACATGGTTCTTCAGTTTCCGAGGTGGAGCTAAAGGATCCCACACTTGAGCAAATTCAGCGCTTCGGACTGCCAGCCTCAATGGACGGGGGGGGGAACTTCACCGTCAATGCCCAGGTTGCTGTTAAGTACATCCCCGAGCTTGCCGGAATACCGCCTTCATCATTAAACCACCTCACCCCCTTCGATATTAATAATTTGTGCTGGGCTATCTGGCGTTTTTTCATGATCCCTCCGACGCCGGAGCAGACCAATCCGGAAGCGACGGAATAA
- a CDS encoding phage tail tube protein — MARIAGTTYFKLDSEQLSLTGGIEVPLNTVVRDDVVGLDGSVDYKETFRAPYIKGTFKVPASFPISKITQSMNMTATAELANGLVYVLREAWLSGESSFNAEEGTADLEFHGVSGFYQ, encoded by the coding sequence ATGGCACGTATTGCTGGAACAACCTATTTCAAGCTGGACAGCGAGCAGCTTTCTCTGACGGGTGGTATTGAGGTGCCGCTTAATACGGTCGTCAGGGATGATGTGGTGGGGCTGGATGGCTCCGTTGATTATAAAGAAACCTTTCGCGCGCCGTATATCAAGGGCACCTTCAAGGTGCCTGCATCCTTCCCGATTAGCAAGATCACCCAGAGCATGAATATGACCGCCACAGCTGAGCTGGCTAACGGCCTGGTTTACGTTCTGCGTGAAGCCTGGCTGAGCGGAGAATCCAGTTTTAACGCTGAGGAAGGCACCGCCGACCTCGAATTCCATGGTGTATCAGGATTTTACCAATGA
- a CDS encoding phage tail sheath subtilisin-like domain-containing protein → MTISFNSIPEDVAVPLFWAEMDNSQANTASGSQPSIIFGHPVADSSLPVAELVLVSSVSEIRQRYGAGSQIARMVAAYRAIDSTGPLWAISVPEPEGTYASGEIMLTGQVINAGVISLYIGKTRIQTVISAGDDLATVAANLADNINTKADLPVDALVDDTTVTLTAKNVGLCGNGIPLSVNYYGSAGGEHLPDGVMVTLTPMAGGEGAPDLTEAVSILGDEEADFIAFPYSDSASLDAIKLAMNDTSGRWAPGRQTYGHVYSAMADTLENLQAFGAMRNDQHVTLSGFEIDTQTCTDELAAMTAARNAVFIRADPARPTQTGELNGALPAPAGKRFNKTQQNVLLGSGIATCYAQSGGLYIQRAITTYQMDSFGNADNSYLDSETLHTSAYVLRTLETCVTSKYPRVKLANDGTRFGPGQAIVTPAVIKAEMCAQYQIMEEAGIVENFDLFKQYLVVERDKNDSNRVNVLFPADYINQLRVFALVNQFRLQYQEAA, encoded by the coding sequence ATGACCATTAGTTTTAATTCCATTCCGGAAGACGTGGCAGTGCCACTTTTCTGGGCTGAAATGGACAACAGTCAGGCCAATACGGCTAGCGGCAGCCAGCCTTCCATCATCTTCGGTCATCCTGTCGCCGACAGTTCACTGCCTGTCGCTGAACTCGTGCTGGTATCCAGCGTCAGCGAAATCAGGCAGCGCTACGGTGCCGGTAGTCAGATAGCACGCATGGTGGCTGCATACAGGGCCATCGACAGTACGGGGCCGCTATGGGCTATATCGGTACCGGAGCCTGAAGGCACCTATGCCAGCGGCGAGATCATGCTGACCGGGCAGGTGATTAACGCTGGTGTTATTTCCCTCTATATAGGAAAGACCCGTATTCAGACCGTAATATCGGCAGGCGATGATCTCGCCACCGTCGCAGCCAACCTTGCGGATAACATCAATACAAAGGCTGACTTGCCTGTCGATGCGCTGGTTGATGATACGACCGTCACGCTCACAGCGAAGAATGTCGGCCTGTGTGGGAATGGTATTCCTCTGTCTGTCAATTACTACGGCTCTGCTGGAGGCGAACATCTTCCAGACGGCGTGATGGTTACACTGACGCCGATGGCTGGCGGAGAAGGGGCACCCGACTTAACCGAGGCCGTGTCAATTCTGGGGGATGAGGAGGCGGATTTCATTGCTTTCCCGTACAGCGACAGCGCCAGTCTGGATGCCATCAAGCTCGCCATGAACGATACCTCCGGTCGCTGGGCTCCCGGGCGGCAGACCTACGGTCACGTTTACAGCGCCATGGCTGACACGCTGGAAAATCTTCAGGCGTTTGGCGCGATGCGCAACGATCAGCATGTCACGCTATCCGGATTCGAAATCGATACCCAGACCTGCACCGATGAGCTTGCCGCCATGACTGCAGCCAGAAATGCGGTCTTCATTCGTGCCGATCCGGCCCGGCCTACTCAAACCGGCGAACTCAACGGGGCGCTACCTGCGCCAGCTGGAAAACGTTTCAACAAAACCCAGCAAAACGTGCTGCTCGGTTCCGGTATTGCGACCTGTTATGCGCAGAGCGGCGGGCTGTACATCCAGCGTGCAATCACCACCTATCAGATGGACAGTTTTGGTAATGCCGATAACAGCTACCTGGACAGTGAAACCCTGCACACCAGTGCCTATGTACTGCGAACGCTCGAAACCTGCGTGACGAGCAAGTACCCCCGCGTAAAGCTGGCGAATGACGGGACGAGATTTGGTCCCGGACAGGCCATCGTGACGCCTGCAGTGATCAAAGCCGAAATGTGTGCGCAGTATCAGATTATGGAAGAGGCGGGGATCGTCGAGAATTTTGACCTGTTCAAACAATACCTTGTTGTTGAGCGGGATAAGAATGACAGCAACCGTGTGAATGTGCTCTTCCCGGCTGATTACATTAACCAGCTGCGCGTGTTCGCACTGGTTAACCAGTTCCGTTTACAGTATCAGGAGGCTGCGTAA
- a CDS encoding phage head closure protein, producing MDIPQREIVTRYRVPTPGELNRRVTFRTRQDVPGTHGGTDPIYDEHFTVWAKVRPISGIAYRNSVQTGEVVTHAITIRLRPVNTDMEAVLDGRVYRVMRALDMNDERRFSYIEVKELGLDGIQDAVPDPSFGGGFGYGCE from the coding sequence ATGGATATTCCACAGAGAGAAATAGTTACCCGGTACCGCGTTCCCACCCCCGGAGAACTGAACCGACGCGTTACGTTCCGGACGAGGCAGGATGTTCCTGGAACTCATGGCGGAACCGACCCCATTTATGATGAACACTTCACCGTCTGGGCAAAAGTGCGACCGATTTCCGGTATTGCGTACCGTAACTCGGTACAGACCGGGGAAGTGGTGACGCATGCTATCACTATCCGTCTGCGCCCGGTCAACACCGATATGGAGGCGGTTCTGGATGGTCGGGTCTACCGGGTGATGCGGGCGCTGGATATGAACGATGAGCGTCGTTTCTCCTATATCGAGGTGAAAGAACTGGGTCTCGATGGCATTCAGGATGCAGTGCCTGATCCCTCATTTGGCGGAGGTTTTGGTTATGGCTGTGAATAA
- a CDS encoding head-tail connector protein, with amino-acid sequence MIELVTLEQVKEHLRVDGDADDAAYTLLIQAGSAALLSWIQGSRSRVVAENNTLIEGEALSRLQTALLVLIGWLDRNRGGEDEEKLQQGYLPFSVTMLIYDLRRPTVT; translated from the coding sequence ATGATCGAGTTGGTCACGCTTGAGCAGGTGAAAGAGCATCTGCGTGTCGATGGTGATGCGGATGATGCTGCCTACACATTACTTATTCAGGCGGGTAGTGCGGCATTGCTCAGCTGGATCCAGGGAAGCCGCAGCAGGGTAGTGGCAGAAAACAACACGCTCATTGAGGGGGAGGCGCTCAGCCGTTTGCAGACTGCGCTTCTGGTGCTTATAGGCTGGCTCGATCGTAATCGCGGCGGGGAAGATGAAGAGAAGCTGCAGCAGGGCTATCTGCCATTTTCGGTCACGATGCTGATTTATGATTTACGTCGCCCGACGGTCACCTGA
- a CDS encoding phage gp6-like head-tail connector protein: MNDRELEIIRAVSEEFGQTLKSLRADFDNQLSLHQKQLAQQAEQHAREIDALKQLIPEAETLIGAVQKRIDIPPAPALPDIPDLIRNELKSIPIPKDGKSASAEDIRPLLQKMVDTAVASLPAPQNGKDYDPDVLQRAVEQAVSDAVAALPVPKDGKSVTVDDVRPLLQQMVTAAVPDVESLVKATLSSLPAPEPGKPGESGRDALQLEILPAIDPEKSCPRGTYATHNGGLWRAYEKTHGMRGWECLVDGVGDISIQLAEDQRTLSVAVVRSSGATQTKTFAVPVQIYRGVFKSGETYQPGDTVTWAGSVWHCNSPATDKPGEPGSSGWTLAVKRGRDARGQS; this comes from the coding sequence ATGAATGATCGTGAACTGGAGATAATCAGAGCTGTCAGCGAGGAGTTTGGTCAGACACTGAAATCCCTTCGCGCTGATTTTGATAACCAGCTGAGCCTGCATCAAAAACAGCTGGCGCAGCAGGCAGAACAGCATGCCCGCGAGATTGATGCGCTGAAACAACTGATACCGGAGGCTGAAACGCTTATTGGTGCCGTTCAGAAGCGGATTGATATTCCCCCGGCACCGGCGTTGCCGGATATACCCGATCTAATCCGCAATGAGCTGAAATCAATACCGATACCAAAGGACGGTAAAAGCGCCAGCGCTGAAGACATACGCCCACTACTGCAGAAAATGGTTGATACGGCCGTTGCCTCACTCCCAGCGCCACAGAACGGTAAGGACTACGATCCTGATGTGCTGCAGCGTGCCGTTGAGCAGGCCGTTTCTGATGCTGTCGCTGCGCTGCCGGTACCAAAGGATGGCAAAAGCGTGACGGTCGATGACGTGCGGCCACTTCTGCAACAAATGGTCACCGCTGCCGTTCCGGATGTTGAATCACTTGTAAAAGCGACCCTTTCCTCCTTGCCCGCACCAGAGCCCGGTAAACCAGGTGAAAGTGGCCGTGATGCGCTGCAGCTGGAAATTCTACCAGCTATTGATCCAGAAAAATCCTGCCCCCGCGGGACCTATGCCACGCACAACGGCGGATTGTGGCGTGCCTATGAAAAGACACATGGGATGCGGGGCTGGGAATGTCTCGTTGATGGCGTGGGTGATATCAGTATCCAGCTTGCAGAAGACCAGCGCACTCTTTCCGTAGCGGTGGTACGCAGCAGCGGAGCCACTCAGACCAAAACCTTTGCCGTACCGGTGCAAATCTATCGAGGGGTATTCAAAAGCGGGGAAACCTATCAGCCTGGCGATACGGTCACATGGGCAGGATCGGTTTGGCACTGTAACAGCCCCGCGACGGATAAGCCCGGGGAGCCCGGCAGCAGCGGCTGGACACTCGCTGTGAAGCGCGGACGGGATGCAAGGGGGCAATCATGA